Part of the Coriobacteriia bacterium genome, CCGGACTGGCAGCTCAAGAACCTGCCGAGGCAGGCGAGGGGCTTCACGTCGCAGGAGCTGGTCGACGCTCTGCGTGCTGCGGCCGCTTCTGAAGCGCAAATGAAAACGAGCCGGGATCCCCGACTCGTCTTCGAACGCTGGATTGTGAAGGTCTGCGGCTAGCTCTGGATCGAGTTGGCCAGCTTCACGATGCCCGACTTGCGGTTGGCAGCCTGGCTGGCGTGGATAACGCCCTTGCTGGCAGCCTTGTCGAGCAGGCGAGCGGCCTCGAGAGCTGCTTCCTTGGCGACAGCGGCGTCACCGGCATCTACAGCGGTCTGTACCTTCTTGGTTGCGGTCTTCAGCCCGGACTTCACCGCGCGATTGCGCTGGTGAGCCTTCTCGTTGGTGAGGACGCGCTTCTTCTGGCTCTTGATATTCGCCACGTACGTATTCCTCCAGACAAATTACGATGGTGCCCGTCGCAGTGGGGTGCGAAGAACCTGCCGAGGATAGCACACGGCGCCGGGCGCGGCCAAGCCACAACGCTTGGCCCAGTTCTTCCTACGTTCGGCTGCACCCTGTTACACTCAACCGCTATGACGAACCCCTCCCACATACGCAACTTCTCGATCATCGCCCACATCGACCACGGTAAGTCGACGCTCGCGGACCGAATCCTCGAGCTGACGCACACGGTCGAGCATCGCGACATGGTCGAGCAGGTGCTTGACTCGATGGACATCGAGCGCGAACGCGGCATCACCATCAAGGCACAGGCTGTTCGCGTCATGTACGACGCTGACGACGGCCAAACCTACCAGCTCAATCTGATCGACACCCCGGGTCATGTCGACTTCACCTACGAGGTCAGCCGTTCGCTTGAGGCGTGCGAGGGCGCGATTCTCGTGGTCGATGCGACTCAGGGCGTCGAAGCGCAGACCGTCGCCAATGCGCTGATGGCGATGAACGCGCACCTCGAGATTATCCCGCTGATCAACAAGATCGATCTGCCGGCTGCCGATCCCGAACGTGTCCGTCACGAGATCGAGGAGGGCCTCGCCGTTCCAGCAGACGAGGCGGTGCTCGCCAGCGGCAAGACAGGCGTGGG contains:
- a CDS encoding DNA polymerase III subunit delta, whose amino-acid sequence is VYGLHALSLRTLRDLIAARTVIERGSGSIGEIAKTIGRPDWQLKNLPRQARGFTSQELVDALRAAAASEAQMKTSRDPRLVFERWIVKVCG
- the rpsT gene encoding 30S ribosomal protein S20, which codes for MANIKSQKKRVLTNEKAHQRNRAVKSGLKTATKKVQTAVDAGDAAVAKEAALEAARLLDKAASKGVIHASQAANRKSGIVKLANSIQS